A window from Methylococcus mesophilus encodes these proteins:
- a CDS encoding alpha/beta hydrolase, with protein sequence MDTTLNGPSRPPLSCGKPKYLVVLLHGAGSNGDEIIDLSLDWAPTLNKAEFLAPNAPWRVDIAGNGRQWAGPPPGDGVEEAVERLQAFLDDVLAERRLKDSQLALVGFAQGAAVAVRAGLARSQPVAAIVAAGRGIEEYPGAGGDLRSTPPVLLVEADIGPGAAGLAEAERQLRDCKIQVKKLVHPGDYYGLDDEGVGMVADYLHQALVTPGPD encoded by the coding sequence ATGGATACGACTCTGAACGGGCCGAGCCGGCCGCCCCTGTCCTGCGGAAAACCCAAGTATCTTGTGGTCTTGCTTCATGGCGCAGGGTCCAATGGCGACGAGATCATCGATCTGTCGCTCGATTGGGCACCTACCTTGAACAAGGCCGAATTCCTGGCCCCCAACGCACCCTGGCGGGTTGACATCGCCGGGAATGGACGCCAATGGGCGGGTCCGCCTCCGGGCGATGGCGTCGAGGAGGCGGTCGAACGCCTACAGGCGTTTCTCGATGACGTCCTTGCCGAACGGCGGCTAAAGGATAGCCAACTTGCGCTGGTCGGCTTCGCTCAGGGTGCCGCTGTCGCCGTCCGTGCGGGGCTGGCCCGGTCTCAGCCTGTTGCTGCGATCGTTGCGGCTGGTCGTGGTATTGAAGAATATCCCGGAGCGGGCGGCGATCTTCGCTCGACCCCGCCGGTGCTATTGGTTGAAGCGGATATCGGCCCCGGCGCTGCAGGCCTTGCGGAGGCCGAGCGCCAGTTGCGCGACTGTAAGATTCAGGTAAAAAAGCTTGTCCATCCGGGAGACTACTATGGCCTCGACGATGAAGGCGTGGGCATGGTTGCCGACTACCTGCATCAAGCCCTGGTCACGCCCGGTCCGGATTAG
- a CDS encoding dienelactone hydrolase family protein produces the protein MIEITAADGHVFSAYRSDPTGSAKGVVVVLQEVFGVNSHIRKMADTFAAQGFIAVAPCLFDRIQTGVELGYDEASVTQGLDLVKQVGFEHAMADIQATVDAFSGEGKVALVGYDWGGYLAYNAANRVKGLSTAVAYYGCGIVNDFSQRRKVPTLLHFGTADPYIPLSQQIIFRANRPDLRVYEYPAGHHFACDERDTYDAASSGKAWTMTLIHLTHRLEGPPEVTLKNQGAYASSGGKDKKKKPAAISDDMEPPM, from the coding sequence ATGATCGAGATTACAGCAGCCGATGGCCATGTGTTTTCAGCTTATCGGTCTGATCCGACCGGAAGTGCGAAAGGTGTGGTCGTGGTTCTACAGGAAGTATTCGGCGTCAATTCCCATATTCGAAAGATGGCAGACACCTTTGCCGCACAAGGTTTTATCGCGGTTGCCCCTTGTCTTTTCGATCGCATTCAGACAGGGGTCGAACTGGGCTACGACGAAGCATCCGTCACCCAAGGGTTGGACCTCGTCAAGCAGGTGGGATTCGAGCATGCGATGGCCGATATTCAAGCGACGGTGGACGCTTTCAGCGGCGAGGGTAAGGTTGCCCTGGTCGGATACGATTGGGGGGGATACCTGGCCTACAATGCGGCGAATCGGGTGAAAGGTCTGTCGACGGCCGTGGCGTATTATGGCTGCGGGATCGTCAATGACTTTTCCCAGCGCAGAAAGGTTCCGACATTGCTGCATTTCGGGACCGCTGATCCCTACATCCCCCTCAGCCAGCAGATTATCTTCCGTGCCAACCGGCCGGACCTCCGGGTCTACGAATATCCTGCGGGTCATCATTTCGCCTGCGATGAACGCGATACCTACGATGCTGCGTCCTCCGGTAAGGCTTGGACAATGACTTTGATCCACCTTACTCATCGGCTCGAAGGACCTCCTGAGGTTACATTGAAGAATCAGGGCGCGTACGCTTCTTCGGGCGGAAAAGACAAGAAAAAGAAGCCGGCTGCTATTTCCGACGACATGGAACCGCCGATGTGA
- a CDS encoding HVO_A0114 family putative DNA-binding protein, translating to MTLREVARQAGRDVKAVHGDVKTLLNAGLLDKTEAGKVVCPYDSVHVDFVMKAA from the coding sequence ATGACCCTACGCGAAGTCGCGCGGCAGGCAGGACGTGACGTAAAGGCCGTGCACGGCGATGTCAAAACCCTCCTCAATGCCGGCCTGCTCGACAAGACCGAAGCCGGCAAGGTCGTTTGCCCTTACGATTCCGTGCACGTGGACTTCGTCATGAAGGCCGCCTGA
- a CDS encoding alkaline phosphatase family protein — protein MRSTRFFGSLSTVAAISLLAASPVQATPKVILISLDGAEPSRIQQYLTLGVLPRDKGLGLLASKGLMAKQNVTASPSLTAVGHIAIATGSSAARNDIVANTFHPLASPINRSISGFGAPIGGYSIDGPMESADPTAEPMWLALRAAGRTVVAATWPGADGATVTAPGITPTAILQKSDTRTVDYTVPYGSFAGPGATGFVLTAGDFSPAPQSTVDQLTSAGRTFYGEVKQKTGALETFTSNGVSFKIQVAALDTSNDNTVNYDTLVFFDTANGIKAGPFALPSTGPAYVKASEKKSAPFFFEGTPNKVGAAFFVSRLDSDLSEVHVARYSGNFIPRNAPILADVDDINNNVGYWAPQADYRIPERLSPGFSSFPDREVEDIYEDQVRLFVDYQTRVALHAIEGNPDADLVMTYIEQPDGSGHQFMLTDDLQATDPTDPNSIGSGQDRAKKFRYARYLEKAYQAANEAVHRIIQKVGVNRRTGKPNSDIFVVSDHGFAPFHTAVNLPNHFANLGMDTSKVRVYTSGPAVNVYINLAGRESGGTVAKAEYVELLDKIETALWKLTDDNATYTRGHAGTPVFDRVYKRPVPGDINDPALGRTTDAFIGQDSGDVYALLRVGYNFDGTQNPVIVRKGDMAAVAPQLPVFSVPNFYGAHGYAPEYKAMSASFLAAGPHIGKGRPDKVRNIDVAPTILGILGVPPASTVQGKPIELSGDLRWPR, from the coding sequence ATGCGTAGCACGCGATTTTTCGGATCCCTGAGCACGGTGGCCGCGATTTCTCTACTTGCGGCTTCCCCGGTTCAGGCAACGCCCAAGGTGATCTTGATTTCGCTGGATGGGGCCGAACCTTCGCGCATCCAGCAATACTTGACCCTGGGTGTTCTGCCCCGCGATAAAGGCCTGGGACTGCTGGCCAGCAAGGGCCTGATGGCGAAGCAGAACGTTACGGCTTCACCTTCGCTGACGGCGGTTGGCCATATCGCCATTGCCACCGGCTCCAGCGCGGCCAGAAACGATATTGTGGCGAATACGTTTCATCCGCTCGCCAGCCCGATCAATCGCAGCATCAGCGGGTTCGGGGCGCCCATAGGGGGCTACTCCATCGATGGCCCCATGGAAAGCGCCGACCCCACGGCCGAGCCGATGTGGCTCGCCTTGCGCGCGGCCGGCAGGACAGTCGTCGCGGCCACTTGGCCCGGCGCCGATGGCGCCACGGTTACCGCGCCAGGAATTACGCCAACCGCGATATTGCAGAAGTCCGACACCCGCACGGTGGACTACACCGTTCCGTACGGCTCGTTCGCCGGCCCCGGCGCTACGGGTTTCGTTTTGACCGCCGGGGATTTTTCTCCGGCCCCGCAATCCACAGTGGATCAACTGACCTCGGCCGGCCGAACCTTTTATGGGGAGGTCAAGCAAAAGACCGGCGCCCTGGAAACTTTCACCAGCAACGGTGTGAGCTTCAAGATTCAAGTTGCCGCCCTGGATACCAGCAACGATAACACCGTCAATTACGATACCTTGGTGTTTTTCGATACCGCCAATGGGATCAAAGCCGGCCCGTTTGCGCTGCCCTCGACCGGCCCCGCCTACGTCAAGGCAAGCGAAAAGAAATCGGCGCCGTTCTTCTTCGAAGGTACGCCGAACAAGGTAGGGGCGGCGTTTTTTGTCAGCCGGCTGGATTCCGATCTGAGCGAGGTCCATGTCGCCCGATATAGCGGCAACTTCATCCCGCGCAACGCGCCCATACTTGCCGATGTCGATGATATCAACAACAACGTGGGCTATTGGGCGCCGCAGGCGGACTATCGCATCCCCGAGCGCCTCAGTCCGGGATTCAGCAGCTTTCCCGATCGCGAAGTTGAAGACATCTACGAGGACCAAGTCAGGCTTTTTGTCGATTACCAAACCCGCGTAGCGCTACACGCCATCGAAGGAAACCCCGACGCCGATCTGGTGATGACCTATATCGAGCAGCCGGACGGTTCAGGCCATCAGTTCATGCTGACCGATGACCTTCAAGCGACGGACCCCACCGATCCCAACAGCATCGGCAGCGGCCAGGACCGTGCCAAGAAATTCCGTTATGCCAGATATCTGGAAAAAGCGTATCAGGCTGCGAACGAGGCGGTGCACCGGATAATCCAAAAGGTGGGTGTGAACCGCAGGACCGGCAAGCCTAACAGCGACATCTTCGTGGTCTCGGATCATGGCTTCGCACCCTTTCACACCGCCGTGAACCTGCCTAACCATTTTGCCAACCTGGGCATGGACACCAGCAAGGTGCGGGTCTACACCTCTGGCCCGGCGGTCAACGTCTATATCAATTTGGCCGGGCGCGAAAGTGGCGGCACGGTCGCCAAGGCCGAGTATGTGGAGCTTTTGGACAAGATCGAAACCGCGCTATGGAAATTGACTGACGACAATGCGACCTACACCCGAGGGCACGCCGGCACACCGGTGTTCGACCGGGTTTACAAGCGCCCCGTGCCGGGAGATATCAACGATCCCGCGCTGGGCCGGACGACGGATGCCTTCATCGGCCAGGATTCGGGCGACGTCTACGCCCTGCTTCGGGTCGGCTACAACTTCGACGGCACGCAAAATCCCGTGATCGTCCGCAAGGGCGACATGGCGGCTGTCGCTCCGCAATTACCCGTATTCTCGGTGCCCAACTTCTATGGCGCTCACGGTTATGCCCCGGAATATAAAGCCATGAGTGCGTCCTTTCTGGCGGCGGGACCTCACATCGGCAAGGGCCGCCCGGACAAGGTGCGCAACATCGATGTGGCCCCGACCATCCTCGGCATTCTGGGCGTTCCGCCCGCATCCACTGTGCAGGGAAAGCCTATTGAACTCTCGGGCGATCTGAGGTGGCCGCGGTAG
- a CDS encoding IS3 family transposase (programmed frameshift), with protein MKKRFTEEQIIGILKEAEAGLKVAELCRKHGLSEATYYNWKAKYGGLTVSDAQRLKALETENARLKRLLAEAMLDNAALKEVVGRKLVSPQAKRVAVSHLMTKHQMGVTRACGLIGISRSLYRYEAKRPVDQELKERLCELAAQKRRYGYRRLHVLLCREGWEINRKRTYRVYHEAGLMVRKRKRKRIAGVERQIKVAPSAPNESWSMDYVSDGLADGRRLRCLNIVDDFTKQCLAIEVDTSLPGRRVVGVLQRLAEIRGLPKSVTVDNGPEFAGKALDEWADSQGLCLSFIQPGKPQQNAYIESFNGKFRDECLNEHWFVSMCHARQVIEEWRREYNEQRPHSSLAYLTPDQFADTFLTADSMSVSD; from the exons ATGAAGAAGCGTTTCACCGAAGAACAGATCATTGGCATCCTGAAGGAAGCCGAAGCCGGCCTAAAAGTAGCGGAGCTGTGCCGCAAGCACGGGCTCAGCGAGGCGACGTACTACAACTGGAAAGCGAAATACGGCGGCCTGACAGTGTCGGATGCGCAGCGGCTCAAGGCACTGGAGACCGAGAATGCCCGGCTCAAGCGCCTGCTGGCGGAGGCGATGCTGGACAATGCTGCGTTGAAAGAGGTTGTAGGCCGAAAGT TGGTAAGCCCACAAGCCAAGAGGGTGGCGGTCTCCCATCTGATGACAAAGCACCAGATGGGCGTCACGCGGGCTTGTGGGCTGATCGGTATTTCTCGGTCGCTGTATCGCTACGAAGCTAAGCGGCCAGTAGACCAGGAGCTCAAGGAACGACTGTGCGAATTGGCAGCGCAGAAGCGGCGCTATGGGTATCGCCGGCTGCACGTGCTACTTTGCCGAGAGGGTTGGGAAATCAACCGAAAGCGCACCTATCGCGTGTATCACGAGGCCGGCCTGATGGTCCGCAAACGAAAGCGGAAGCGCATTGCCGGCGTGGAGCGCCAAATCAAGGTCGCGCCATCGGCGCCTAACGAGAGTTGGTCTATGGACTATGTTTCGGACGGTTTGGCCGATGGTCGGCGGCTGCGGTGCCTGAATATCGTCGATGACTTCACGAAGCAGTGCTTGGCCATCGAAGTCGATACTTCGCTGCCTGGCAGACGTGTAGTCGGTGTGCTGCAACGGCTGGCAGAGATCCGCGGATTGCCCAAATCAGTCACCGTCGACAACGGCCCCGAGTTTGCCGGCAAGGCTTTGGATGAATGGGCCGATAGCCAAGGACTGTGCTTGAGCTTCATCCAGCCAGGTAAGCCACAGCAGAACGCCTACATCGAAAGCTTCAACGGCAAATTCCGGGATGAATGCCTGAACGAGCATTGGTTCGTCTCGATGTGCCATGCTCGCCAAGTCATTGAGGAGTGGCGTCGGGAATACAATGAGCAACGCCCCCACAGTTCGTTGGCTTACCTGACGCCAGATCAGTTTGCAGACACATTTTTAACCGCAGACTCTATGTCCGTTTCGGACTAA
- a CDS encoding putative molybdenum carrier protein: MTTGNNAAFVPLLTVMVDYGNAPFLWLVNSPDETGVGGNLCDGTAWDESFPMSQGLWRMFADWAIEFEQTAFYSDNFNGDGWDWITFHARGLKLSRWLKKEVGDAYRVVYDKPYEDPNHRIDERTEIVADGRLMPLPPFCASFPEPIRFCQHIVSGGQTGTDRGALDFAIKHGYTHGGWAPRGREAEDGRIPLKYQLTELADGGYRQRTCRNVEDSDGTLIVNLGELDGGSLATQVFAQQIGKPHLVVQLDSGVSVETIAAVVVWLRKHTIKTLNVAGPRESKHPGICHLTGELLEAVDAAIRTA, translated from the coding sequence ATGACGACTGGCAATAACGCAGCGTTCGTTCCCCTCCTCACCGTAATGGTGGACTACGGCAACGCACCATTCCTGTGGCTGGTCAACAGCCCAGACGAGACTGGAGTCGGTGGAAATCTCTGCGACGGCACCGCTTGGGATGAGTCTTTTCCGATGTCGCAAGGGCTTTGGCGTATGTTCGCGGACTGGGCCATCGAGTTTGAACAGACGGCGTTTTACTCCGACAACTTCAACGGCGATGGCTGGGACTGGATCACCTTCCACGCGCGCGGCCTGAAACTGTCGCGTTGGCTCAAAAAAGAGGTCGGCGATGCATACCGCGTCGTTTACGACAAACCCTACGAAGACCCCAACCATCGCATCGACGAACGCACCGAAATCGTCGCCGATGGCAGGCTGATGCCATTGCCACCGTTTTGCGCCTCATTTCCCGAGCCGATTCGATTTTGCCAGCACATCGTCTCTGGCGGACAAACCGGCACTGATCGCGGTGCGCTGGACTTTGCCATCAAGCACGGCTATACGCATGGCGGATGGGCACCACGTGGACGCGAGGCCGAGGATGGCCGCATTCCGCTGAAATACCAGCTCACCGAACTGGCCGACGGCGGTTATCGCCAGCGCACCTGCCGCAATGTGGAGGATAGCGACGGCACCTTGATCGTCAACTTGGGCGAGCTGGATGGTGGGTCGCTGGCGACCCAAGTCTTCGCCCAGCAGATAGGCAAACCGCATCTCGTCGTGCAGCTCGACTCTGGCGTCTCAGTGGAAACAATAGCCGCCGTTGTTGTGTGGCTGCGCAAGCACACCATCAAGACACTGAACGTCGCTGGACCGCGCGAAAGCAAGCATCCGGGCATTTGCCACCTGACCGGTGAACTGCTGGAAGCCGTCGATGCCGCGATCCGCACGGCGTGA
- the rep gene encoding DNA helicase Rep, translating to MNGLNPQQRAAVTTLDCPLLVIAGAGSGKTRVITEKIAYLIRQGTPARHIVAVTFTNKAAREMKSRVGKLADDKSLRGLTVSTFHALGLEIVRREHKALELKAAISIFDEQDRQALLRELVRHGDHRFDPEEVDAYASRISRWKNRFVTPDRAGLVAEPGAAETAELYEAYMRHMKAYNAVDFDDLILLPVMLFQQHPEVLDKWRNQVRYLLVDEYQDTNQTQYELIKLLTGTLGKFTVVGDDDQSIYAWRGAQPENLAQLRNDFPRLKVIKLEQNYRSMGRILKAANQLIGNNPHIFEKKLWSAMGHGDPIRVLKHRDEIAEARQIAADIVHHKFRHNTQFADYAILYRGNHQSRLFERTLREFSVPYHISGGMSFFGYTEVKDVMAYLRLLVNPDDDAAFLRIVNVPRREIGPTTLEKLGQYANRRHISLYAACFELGLEQSLPANAVQRLRRFGEHIADTADRTARGDTFKVVDDFIGAIGYESWVRENSNDAKSAERKFGNVRELLDWLQRIAEKDGENRSLAETVAKAMLLDVLDRNQEDDAGDRVSLMTLHAAKGLEFPHVYLVGMEENLLPHQTSIDEDNIEEERRLAYVGITRARRDLTLSYCAHRKRYGEMIGCEPSRFLAELPQDDLEWPDRQPLDPETKRERGRASLAQMRSLLSD from the coding sequence ATGAACGGCCTCAATCCCCAGCAACGTGCGGCGGTCACCACGCTGGACTGCCCCCTGCTCGTGATCGCCGGCGCCGGCAGCGGCAAGACCCGCGTCATCACCGAGAAGATCGCCTACCTGATCCGCCAGGGTACGCCGGCCCGCCACATCGTCGCCGTCACCTTCACCAACAAGGCCGCGCGCGAAATGAAGAGCCGGGTCGGCAAGCTGGCCGACGACAAGTCACTGCGGGGGCTCACGGTCTCCACCTTCCACGCCCTCGGGCTGGAAATCGTCCGGCGCGAACACAAGGCGCTGGAACTCAAGGCGGCCATCTCGATCTTCGATGAACAGGACCGGCAGGCTTTGCTGCGGGAACTGGTCCGCCACGGCGACCACCGCTTCGACCCGGAAGAAGTCGATGCCTACGCCTCCCGCATCTCGCGCTGGAAGAACCGCTTCGTCACGCCCGACCGCGCCGGCCTGGTCGCCGAGCCCGGCGCGGCCGAGACCGCCGAGCTGTACGAAGCCTACATGCGCCACATGAAGGCCTATAACGCGGTCGACTTCGACGACCTGATCCTGCTGCCGGTGATGCTGTTCCAGCAGCACCCGGAGGTACTGGACAAATGGCGCAACCAGGTCCGCTACCTGCTGGTCGACGAATACCAGGACACCAACCAGACCCAGTACGAACTCATCAAGCTGCTCACCGGAACCTTAGGCAAGTTCACCGTGGTCGGCGACGACGACCAGTCCATCTACGCCTGGCGCGGCGCCCAGCCGGAAAACCTGGCCCAGCTCCGCAACGACTTTCCCCGGCTCAAGGTCATCAAACTGGAGCAGAACTACCGCTCCATGGGCCGCATCCTCAAGGCCGCCAACCAGCTCATCGGTAACAACCCCCACATCTTCGAAAAGAAGCTGTGGAGCGCGATGGGCCATGGCGACCCGATCCGGGTGCTCAAGCACCGCGACGAAATCGCCGAGGCGCGCCAGATCGCGGCCGACATCGTGCACCACAAGTTCCGCCACAACACCCAGTTCGCCGACTACGCCATCCTCTACCGAGGCAACCACCAGTCGCGCCTGTTCGAGCGGACCTTGCGCGAATTCAGCGTCCCGTATCACATCAGCGGCGGCATGTCCTTCTTCGGGTACACGGAGGTCAAGGACGTCATGGCCTACCTGCGCCTGCTGGTGAATCCGGACGACGATGCAGCCTTCCTGCGCATCGTCAACGTCCCGCGCCGCGAGATCGGCCCCACCACGCTGGAAAAGCTCGGCCAGTACGCCAACCGCCGCCACATCAGCCTGTATGCCGCCTGCTTCGAACTGGGCCTCGAGCAATCCCTACCCGCCAACGCCGTCCAGCGCCTGCGCCGCTTCGGCGAGCACATCGCCGATACCGCCGACCGCACCGCCCGCGGCGACACCTTCAAGGTCGTCGATGACTTCATCGGTGCGATCGGCTACGAAAGCTGGGTGCGGGAAAACAGCAACGACGCCAAATCCGCCGAACGCAAATTCGGCAACGTGCGCGAACTGCTCGACTGGCTCCAGCGCATCGCCGAGAAGGACGGCGAAAACCGCAGCCTCGCCGAAACCGTGGCCAAGGCCATGCTGCTCGACGTGCTGGACCGCAACCAGGAAGATGACGCCGGCGACCGGGTCAGCCTCATGACCCTGCACGCCGCCAAGGGCCTGGAATTTCCCCACGTCTACCTGGTCGGCATGGAGGAAAACCTCCTCCCCCACCAGACCAGCATCGACGAAGACAACATCGAAGAAGAGCGGCGCCTCGCCTACGTCGGCATCACCCGCGCCCGCCGCGACCTCACCCTGAGCTACTGCGCCCACCGGAAACGCTACGGCGAAATGATCGGCTGCGAGCCCAGCCGCTTCCTCGCCGAGCTGCCCCAGGACGACCTGGAATGGCCCGACCGCCAGCCGCTAGACCCCGAAACCAAGCGCGAACGCGGCCGCGCATCGCTCGCGCAAATGCGGAGTTTGTTAAGCGACTGA
- a CDS encoding YifB family Mg chelatase-like AAA ATPase, with amino-acid sequence MALAIVHSRARQGIEAPEVTVEVHIAPGLPNLTIVGLPETAVRESKDRVRGALITTGFEFPAQRITVNLAPADLPKEGGRFDLPIALGILAASKQLRADRLADMECVGELALTGELRPVPGALPVALQSRRAERNLIVPWDNAGEAALVSGACVLPARHLLDVCAHLDGSRPLAAAESRTVAVPASEEFPDLAEVRGQFQAKRALEIAAAGRHNLLMLGPPGTGKSMLASRMPGILPDLTETEALETAAVASVSGMSFDPAAWRRPPYRAPHHTASAPALVGGGSAPKPGEISLAHNGVLFLDELPEFDRRVLEVLREPLESGGITISRAAQRLDFPARFQLIAAMNPCPCGYLGDASGRCHCSTEQVSRYRMRISGPLLDRIDMHIDVPRQDPAALLDAAPTSEESSAAVRTRVIAAREKALHRSGQPNALLTPRQIERHCIADGAGRTLLEQAMARLNLSHRAYHRILKLARTIADLAGSEAITSAHIGEAISYRRLDRAPAAR; translated from the coding sequence ATGGCGCTCGCCATCGTCCACAGCCGGGCCCGCCAGGGCATCGAGGCGCCGGAAGTCACCGTGGAAGTCCACATCGCCCCGGGCCTACCCAACCTCACCATCGTGGGGCTGCCGGAAACCGCCGTGCGCGAGAGCAAGGACCGGGTGCGCGGCGCGCTGATCACCACCGGCTTCGAATTTCCCGCCCAGCGCATCACGGTCAATCTGGCTCCGGCCGATCTGCCCAAGGAAGGCGGCCGTTTCGACCTACCCATCGCCCTCGGCATCCTGGCCGCGTCCAAGCAGCTCCGCGCCGATCGGCTGGCGGATATGGAATGTGTCGGCGAACTGGCCCTGACCGGCGAGCTGCGCCCGGTGCCCGGCGCCCTGCCGGTCGCCCTCCAATCGCGCCGCGCCGAGCGGAACCTGATCGTCCCCTGGGACAACGCCGGCGAAGCGGCCCTGGTCTCCGGCGCCTGCGTGCTCCCGGCCCGCCATCTGCTCGACGTGTGCGCCCATCTGGACGGCAGCCGCCCTCTCGCCGCCGCCGAATCGCGCACCGTAGCGGTTCCGGCCAGCGAGGAATTTCCCGATCTCGCCGAAGTCCGCGGCCAGTTCCAGGCCAAGCGCGCCCTGGAAATCGCGGCCGCCGGCCGCCACAACCTGCTGATGCTGGGCCCGCCCGGCACCGGCAAATCCATGCTGGCCTCGCGCATGCCCGGCATCCTGCCCGACCTGACCGAGACGGAAGCGCTGGAAACCGCGGCGGTCGCCTCGGTCAGCGGCATGTCCTTCGACCCGGCGGCCTGGCGCCGCCCGCCGTACCGTGCGCCCCATCACACCGCCTCCGCCCCGGCGCTGGTCGGCGGAGGAAGCGCGCCCAAGCCCGGTGAGATTTCGCTGGCCCACAACGGCGTGCTGTTCCTGGACGAGCTGCCGGAATTCGACCGGCGCGTCCTGGAAGTCCTGCGCGAGCCCTTGGAAAGCGGCGGCATCACCATCTCCCGCGCCGCCCAACGGCTGGACTTCCCGGCCCGGTTCCAGCTCATCGCCGCGATGAATCCCTGCCCCTGCGGTTATCTGGGCGATGCCTCCGGACGATGCCATTGTTCGACGGAACAAGTCTCGCGCTACCGGATGCGCATCTCCGGCCCCCTGCTGGATCGGATCGACATGCACATCGACGTGCCGCGGCAGGATCCTGCCGCTCTGCTGGACGCCGCCCCCACAAGCGAAGAATCCAGCGCCGCGGTCCGGACCCGCGTGATCGCCGCCCGCGAAAAGGCGCTTCACCGCAGCGGCCAGCCCAACGCCCTGCTCACGCCGCGCCAGATCGAGCGCCACTGCATTGCCGACGGCGCGGGACGCACCTTGCTGGAACAGGCCATGGCGCGGCTGAACCTGTCGCACCGCGCCTATCACCGTATCCTCAAGCTCGCCCGCACCATCGCCGATCTCGCCGGCAGCGAGGCGATCACCTCCGCCCACATCGGCGAAGCCATCAGCTACCGGCGTCTCGACCGGGCTCCCGCCGCCCGATGA
- a CDS encoding accessory factor UbiK family protein: MIDKTTLDELSRRLADAVPTGLLGVRDELEKNFQAVLQSALSRLNLVSREEFDVQRAVLERARTRLEQLEARIAELEKQLPPA, from the coding sequence ATGATTGACAAGACCACTCTCGACGAACTTTCCAGACGCCTCGCTGACGCCGTGCCCACTGGGCTTCTCGGCGTCCGCGACGAACTGGAAAAAAATTTCCAGGCCGTGCTGCAAAGCGCGCTCAGCCGCCTCAACCTGGTGAGCCGGGAAGAATTCGATGTACAGCGCGCCGTGCTGGAACGGGCCCGCACCCGCCTGGAACAACTCGAGGCCCGCATCGCCGAACTGGAAAAACAACTGCCTCCGGCCTGA
- the glnK gene encoding P-II family nitrogen regulator: MKFVTAILKPFKLDDVREALSEVGITGITVTEVKGFGRQKGHTELYRGAEYVVDFLPKVKLEVAITDDQLEAVIDAITKTANTGKIGDGKIFVADLEQVVRIRTGETGPDAL, encoded by the coding sequence ATGAAATTCGTTACCGCTATACTCAAGCCATTCAAGCTTGACGACGTCAGGGAGGCCCTGTCCGAGGTCGGCATCACCGGCATCACGGTCACCGAAGTCAAGGGATTCGGAAGACAGAAAGGGCACACCGAATTATACCGTGGCGCGGAGTACGTCGTGGACTTTCTGCCCAAGGTGAAACTCGAAGTGGCGATCACCGACGACCAGCTTGAGGCCGTCATCGACGCGATCACCAAAACGGCCAATACCGGCAAGATCGGCGACGGCAAGATTTTCGTGGCCGATCTCGAACAAGTCGTCCGGATTCGCACCGGAGAGACCGGTCCGGATGCCCTGTAA